The proteins below come from a single Molothrus ater isolate BHLD 08-10-18 breed brown headed cowbird chromosome 3, BPBGC_Mater_1.1, whole genome shotgun sequence genomic window:
- the C1D gene encoding nuclear nucleic acid-binding protein C1D, protein MEMSEDDNNMEEYPTEIHDYLTAFEKSLGSVDEMLKTMMSVSRSELLQKLDPLEQAKLDLVSVYTLNSMFWVYLATQGINPKEHPVKQELERIRTYMNKVKEIADKKKASKLDKGAASRFVKNALWEPNAENEYTSKSPVKGKKRQKD, encoded by the exons ATGGAAATGTCAGAAGATGATAATAACATGGAAGAATACCCCACTGAAATTCATGATTATCTCACAGCATTTGAAAAGTCTCTTGGTTCTGTAGATGAGATGCTGAAGACAATGATGTCAGTTTCTAGGAGTGAGCTTTTGCAAAAG tTAGATCCTCTTGAGCAAGCAAAGCTGGATCTGGTTTCGGTGTACACATTAAATTCTATGTTCTGGG taTACTTGGCTACCCAGGGAATCAATCCAAAGGAACATCCAGTGAAACAAGAGCTG gAGAGAATAAGAACATACATGAACAAGGTCAAGGAAATAGCAGACAAGAAAAAGGCATCCAAACTTGATAAAGGAGCTGCTTCTAGATTTGTAAAAAATGCGCTCTGGGAaccaaatgcagaaaatgaatATACTTCCAAATCTcctgttaaaggaaaaaagagacaaaaggaCTAA